The nucleotide window aacattttgagatattCTTCTAGTCgttttaactttctttcttttaatttttgaacaaatacTTCTCTTTCTTTCTCTAAATTTGTTAGAGCGTCACTGTATTTTCTTGTTAACTTTTCCAACACCACTTTTGTTTCATTGAATGAAGTGATAAACGATTGAAACCACTTTTTGGCTTCAAGGCCAAAATCATCAATCGTTTTTATTCTGTGATTCTTATGTTGTCTGTGTGTGCAATAAACACATGTTAACAAATTTTCACAATCAATACAGACAAATTTTGCAAGTGAGTCATGTTGCTTACACAATGGTTGGAGTTCTTGCAATTTTTGATTGAAAATGACATTGATATATGATTTGTTGGAACAAGAATgaatattttgacatttttcacaGATCTTTACACTGCATGTTGCACAGGAATAGTTGATTATCTGGTTACATTCTTTACTTTGCTGACATAaagatttaacatttttaccAGGTGAACTATGGATAaagtaaaattaattattttattgaaaacacTCTATATAACCAAATTATATATCCTCATATTCCATTATAGTGAGTTTCCTAACATATGCTATACACTTTTTATGACGACCATGAGTTGCTGTTTTTCTTactttgttcttatattttgaaTACCTGTTATTTACgttaaattataaatatttggTATAAAATTTCTGCTTTAAAATACCATTTTCctatgtttgttatttttttatgaagtaCTTTCagctttgtaattttttttctttgttcacaTCCAAATAAACTGAAATGTtagaaactaaaaaaattttcataaaattatgTCTGTGTTATTTCCATGCGCGTTACACACAATTACTGAGAAAAGTACAAAATGAGCGTCTTTCAGTATTATGTGCATACAATTAACTTACACTTTGTCCAAAATGCCAGTTAATGTAAACACTTTCACTAACGAGGATGTTGTTTGTTCGTGAGTAATTGTTGTCTTTTTAGTACATCTTACTGGACAAGACAGTTCAGCACTCCCATCTTCCATAAACACTAAAATACCATCTAGACAATCTTGACAATAAGTGTGTCCGCAGTTTAATTGTTTAGGCTGATGATAGGTGTCTAAACAAATCTTGCATTCCAACATTGCAGCAAGCTCAacttttgataaagccattttATTACAgaaacttgaaaatattttaagtatctttttttattaatgttgAGTGAGATTGTTCAGTATATAGTCGTAAGATATTACCCTTTACGTAAAATCTGTCttggaattatttttaaaattatttaacagaaatttttttttcacaat belongs to Hydractinia symbiolongicarpus strain clone_291-10 chromosome 1, HSymV2.1, whole genome shotgun sequence and includes:
- the LOC130649195 gene encoding E3 ubiquitin-protein ligase TRIM56-like; the encoded protein is MALSKVELAAMLECKICLDTYHQPKQLNCGHTYCQDCLDGILVFMEDGSAELSCPVRCTKKTTITHEQTTSSLVKVFTLTGILDKVSPGKNVKSLCQQSKECNQIINYSCATCSVKICEKCQNIHSCSNKSYINVIFNQKLQELQPLCKQHDSLAKFVCIDCENLLTCVYCTHRQHKNHRIKTIDDFGLEAKKWFQSFITSFNETKVVLEKLTRKYSDALTNLEKEREVFVQKLKERKLKRLEEYLKMLNKEEEDLLRIFDEKSEEFKAKLTCDGFVDNKKVQEFTDYVQAFNLKSHFELGGKNTQGETTSFLYALNVLNFLLFLISKESVREVLDRVFFAKK